One genomic window of Nicotiana sylvestris chromosome 10, ASM39365v2, whole genome shotgun sequence includes the following:
- the LOC138879257 gene encoding secreted RxLR effector protein 161-like: MLGSGFKINECDKCIYIKNTPGHEVIVCLYVDDMLTMIKRIRIHKIPQGLALSQSHYIENVLDKFKYLDFKISKTPIDVSYALQKTEGESDSQLDYAIVLGSLMYIMNCMRPDIACAISKLSRFTSNPNQIHWMAMKRVLGYLKHTQNYALHYNKYPSVIEGYSDANWIIRSSEVKSTSGYVFIVEGGSVFWKSSKQTCITCSTMKSEFIALDKVGEEVE; this comes from the exons atgttagGAAGTGGGTTTAAAATCAACGAGTGTGACAAatgtatttatattaaaaatactcCAGGTCATGAAGttattgtttgtttatatgttgatgacatgttgACAATGATCAAAA GAATCAGAATTCATAAGATTCCACAAGGTCTAGCATTATCACAGTCTCACTACATTGAAAATGTACTTGACAAGTTCAAGTATTTGGATTTCAAGATTtccaagactccaattgacgtgagttATGCACTTCAAAAAACTGAAGGTGAAAGTGACTCACAACTGGACTATGCAATAGTattgggaagtttgatgtatatcatgaattgtatGCGACCAGATATAGCATGTGCTATTAGCAAACTGAGTCGGTTTACAAGTAATCCCAATCAAatacattggatggcaatgaaacgagttttggggtatttgaaaCATACCCAAAATTATGCTTTGCATTATAACAAATATCCTTCCGTGATCgagggatatagtgatgcaaattggatcatcAGATCATCTGAAGTTAAATCCACGAGTGGATATGTTTTCATAGTTGAGGGTGGATCAGTGTTTTGGAAATCATCCAAACAAACGTGCATCACATGTTCTACAATGAAATCTGAATTCATAGCTTTAGATAAGGTCGGTGAAGAAGTTGAAtag